One window of Desulfobacca acetoxidans DSM 11109 genomic DNA carries:
- a CDS encoding NADH-quinone oxidoreductase subunit N, with protein MNAALFAPELYYLLMGLALFFRTLRQQVNVKRDFQIFLALAGGGVLVSSLCLFQQGELFFAAYKVDLFSQIFKAALALGLFLVALISHNLADVEERSHAEFYLFLTTCTVGMMMLVSAVELLTVYVSLELASYSLYILVPMRRGDGIDVEAGIKYLFIGAVSSCFMLFGLSYIFGAVHSTYIADVMMRLPALVHSPVGLLGIVLSLAGFFFKLSIFPIHFWAPDVYQGGTNQLVAYIATASKAAAVAVLLRFAALGGPYGYSFAKVLVFLSIISMTLGNLVAIIQKDFKRMLAYSSIAHAGYIMMGILTLSEPGYTGVIYYAVAYLIMNFTCFMVLSEVAGDGRDLKIVEFAGLYQRSPLLALALMLGLFSLAGVPPSIGFTGKLLIFTSAMSQGYFWLVLIGAVNGTISLYYYLKVVYAAYFLEPGDLPVIQPSNVIRLTSVGLIGIIIGFGVFPNQVVELARMAVKYVL; from the coding sequence ATGAATGCTGCTCTGTTCGCACCGGAACTCTACTATTTGCTCATGGGGTTGGCGTTATTCTTTCGTACCTTGCGCCAACAGGTGAATGTAAAGCGTGACTTTCAGATTTTTCTCGCACTAGCTGGAGGCGGCGTTCTCGTTTCTTCCCTGTGCCTCTTTCAGCAAGGAGAACTCTTTTTCGCGGCTTACAAGGTCGATCTCTTCAGCCAGATATTTAAAGCAGCTCTGGCCCTGGGCCTGTTTCTGGTAGCCCTTATCTCCCACAATCTGGCGGATGTCGAAGAGCGCTCCCATGCAGAGTTTTATTTATTCCTGACTACCTGTACGGTTGGGATGATGATGCTGGTCAGCGCCGTAGAGCTTCTGACCGTATACGTCTCCCTCGAACTGGCTTCGTATTCCCTATATATCCTGGTGCCGATGCGCCGGGGAGACGGCATCGACGTAGAGGCGGGCATCAAATACCTCTTTATCGGCGCCGTTTCCTCCTGTTTTATGCTCTTCGGTCTCAGCTACATCTTCGGGGCGGTGCACAGCACTTATATTGCCGATGTCATGATGAGGCTGCCGGCACTGGTGCATAGCCCTGTTGGCCTATTAGGGATTGTCCTCTCGCTGGCCGGTTTTTTCTTTAAATTGTCCATTTTCCCTATCCACTTCTGGGCGCCGGATGTCTACCAAGGGGGCACCAATCAATTAGTGGCTTATATCGCCACCGCCTCCAAGGCGGCGGCTGTGGCCGTACTGTTGCGTTTTGCGGCGTTGGGCGGCCCCTATGGCTACTCCTTTGCCAAGGTCCTGGTATTTTTGTCGATTATTTCTATGACCCTGGGCAATCTGGTGGCAATTATTCAAAAAGACTTCAAGCGTATGCTGGCCTACTCCTCAATTGCCCATGCCGGCTATATAATGATGGGGATCTTGACACTGAGTGAACCTGGATACACCGGTGTGATATATTATGCGGTAGCATACCTTATCATGAACTTCACCTGTTTCATGGTGCTTTCCGAAGTAGCAGGTGATGGAAGAGACCTCAAGATTGTAGAGTTTGCCGGACTTTATCAACGCTCTCCGCTGTTGGCTTTGGCCTTAATGCTCGGTCTGTTCTCATTGGCGGGTGTACCCCCGTCAATCGGATTCACTGGAAAGCTCCTTATCTTCACCTCAGCCATGAGTCAAGGCTATTTCTGGCTGGTCCTTATTGGCGCCGTCAACGGCACGATATCTCTTTACTACTATTTGAAAGTGGTATATGCGGCCTACTTTTTGGAACCAGGCGACCTGCCGGTTATTCAGCCATCAAATGTTATCCGCCTGACCAGCGTTGGTCTGATCGGGATCATTATCGGTTTTGGCGTATTCCCAAATCAGGTTGTGGAGTTAGCCCGTATGGCAGTAAAATATGTACTCTAA
- a CDS encoding NifB/NifX family molybdenum-iron cluster-binding protein, translated as MQSVVVAIPSSFPGGLEAHLGAHFGHCDLYTVVKITDGQVQEVATLPNVPHEQGGCMAPVNHLARHGVQVLIAGGMGMRPLMGFNQVGIDVLYGGETQTVGEALDALINGRLPRFTTEFTCGGGGGGMMHMGRF; from the coding sequence ATGCAAAGTGTAGTTGTTGCCATCCCTTCGTCTTTTCCTGGTGGACTTGAGGCCCATCTCGGCGCCCATTTCGGTCATTGTGATCTCTACACGGTGGTAAAAATTACTGACGGCCAGGTGCAGGAAGTGGCCACGTTACCCAATGTACCGCACGAGCAGGGGGGGTGCATGGCTCCGGTCAATCATTTAGCACGGCATGGCGTGCAGGTTCTCATTGCCGGTGGTATGGGGATGCGACCTCTCATGGGGTTCAATCAGGTAGGGATTGACGTCTTATACGGCGGGGAGACGCAAACGGTGGGAGAGGCCCTGGATGCCCTGATAAATGGAAGGTTACCGCGGTTTACTACTGAATTTACCTGCGGTGGGGGCGGTGGCGGCATGATGCACATGGGAAGATTCTGA
- a CDS encoding iron-sulfur cluster assembly scaffold protein NifU: protein MSDDDFPVPGEVGEQFFRIAKYPKNIGAIKNPSGRGTAVGVCGDSIEVSLQIEMENIADIKVLPRGCVYTLVCASAMSELAKGRNVDQALDLEPQDVVNALGGLPEDHLHCARLAVNTLGEAIADYYRRVSQSGIIITPLTDG, encoded by the coding sequence GTGTCTGATGATGATTTTCCGGTGCCGGGTGAAGTAGGAGAGCAGTTCTTCCGAATAGCGAAATATCCAAAAAATATCGGTGCTATAAAAAACCCGAGTGGCAGAGGTACTGCTGTCGGCGTCTGCGGCGATTCTATAGAGGTATCGCTGCAGATCGAGATGGAAAACATTGCAGATATCAAGGTCCTTCCTCGGGGGTGTGTGTATACCCTGGTCTGCGCTAGCGCCATGAGCGAATTGGCCAAAGGTCGAAATGTGGATCAAGCCTTGGACTTGGAGCCCCAAGATGTGGTGAACGCCCTGGGAGGGCTGCCGGAAGACCACTTGCATTGTGCCCGCCTAGCGGTAAACACCTTAGGAGAGGCCATTGCCGATTATTACCGGAGAGTTTCGCAATCTGGGATTATAATCACGCCTCTGACGGATGGATGA
- a CDS encoding response regulator: protein MLNIILTTTRPEAFKTFSEALSSDQEVNLRLVQSGAEALEAGRAPSVHLIVFDADLPDGSPLDLVQKLLAINAMVNTVVVSPLSDEEFHEQSEGLGVLGRLPQLPGPSDATDLLHKLRRVIGYSS, encoded by the coding sequence ATGCTCAATATAATTCTTACTACTACACGCCCGGAGGCTTTTAAGACCTTCTCCGAAGCCCTGTCGTCTGACCAAGAGGTAAACCTCAGGCTGGTCCAATCCGGTGCCGAGGCCCTTGAAGCCGGTCGTGCGCCTTCGGTGCACCTCATAGTGTTTGACGCTGATCTGCCTGATGGTAGCCCTTTGGATCTTGTTCAAAAGCTTCTGGCAATAAATGCCATGGTAAATACAGTCGTAGTCAGTCCGTTGTCAGATGAAGAGTTTCATGAACAGAGCGAGGGTTTAGGAGTTCTCGGCCGGCTGCCGCAATTGCCAGGTCCGAGCGATGCCACCGATCTGCTGCACAAGCTGAGAAGGGTTATCGGATACAGCAGCTAG
- a CDS encoding MliC family protein: MPGMESNRSVKAILIGLASAALILLGLVRSDLGAVTTGDAECTQSSKVFNYLCEDGKSFTLTLLPDEDSVLLTLEGKPMKLPRVVSASGDRYSNGRTSVWLKGNEAFIEIDGKIIIKNCRRRD; this comes from the coding sequence ATGCCGGGAATGGAAAGCAATCGGAGCGTTAAGGCAATCCTGATCGGACTGGCGTCGGCAGCATTAATACTGCTCGGATTGGTTCGGAGCGACCTCGGGGCTGTTACGACGGGCGATGCCGAATGCACCCAATCCTCGAAGGTATTTAACTATCTGTGCGAAGATGGCAAGAGTTTCACCCTGACCTTGCTGCCCGATGAGGACAGCGTTTTACTCACTTTAGAGGGCAAACCTATGAAACTTCCGAGGGTTGTTTCGGCCTCAGGGGATCGGTACAGCAATGGCAGGACCTCAGTATGGTTGAAGGGCAATGAGGCATTTATCGAGATTGACGGCAAAATCATCATTAAAAACTGCCGGAGGAGGGATTGA